From a region of the Mycobacteroides saopaulense genome:
- a CDS encoding YibE/F family protein, which produces MSHSHSHSHAHHGLGPKGTAPFGSTAARIVVGLLAAMGIAVLIGLVTLWPEHRTVDIPLPYQNAHGGAVTTESGTVLSTRLGECGSLSTGQVLTADPSAGQTPDSTCSLDLIAITSGPNSGAKTQLEFTSGGGQPTLSAGEHIRITRQVDAQGATSYSFYDYERTWPLVAVAAAFAIVICLVARWRGLRALVGIVVAFLVLAVFLLPALRDGGPALPLALVASATILFVVIYLAHGVSMRTSAALLGTLTAMLFAAGLSWAVIELTHLTGLSDEQNNEVAAYMGGVSISGLLLAGFIIGSLGVLNDVTVTQASTVFELAELGDGSTRREVFLGAMRVGRDHIASTVYTLVLAYAGNSLPLMLLFSVANRSLGDVLTSEGVAIEIARSAVGGIALVLSVPLTTAIAAALATPGKRGVTAGGRAA; this is translated from the coding sequence GTGTCGCACTCGCATAGCCACTCCCACGCTCATCATGGACTAGGGCCGAAAGGAACCGCACCCTTCGGATCCACCGCCGCCCGCATCGTGGTGGGCCTGCTGGCCGCGATGGGGATCGCCGTCCTCATCGGACTGGTGACGTTGTGGCCCGAGCACCGCACCGTGGATATCCCGCTGCCGTATCAGAACGCCCATGGTGGCGCGGTAACCACCGAGTCGGGCACGGTGCTGTCGACGCGCCTCGGTGAATGCGGCAGTTTGTCGACGGGACAAGTACTCACCGCCGATCCCTCGGCGGGGCAGACGCCCGATTCGACGTGCTCGCTGGACCTCATCGCGATCACCTCCGGGCCCAACTCGGGAGCCAAGACCCAGCTTGAGTTCACCTCCGGCGGCGGACAACCGACTCTTTCTGCCGGAGAACACATCCGGATCACCCGGCAGGTCGACGCGCAGGGTGCGACCAGTTACAGCTTCTATGACTACGAACGCACCTGGCCGCTGGTCGCCGTCGCCGCGGCCTTCGCGATCGTCATCTGCCTGGTGGCGCGCTGGCGCGGATTGCGGGCGCTGGTGGGCATCGTGGTGGCGTTCCTGGTGCTCGCCGTGTTCCTGCTCCCGGCGTTGCGTGACGGCGGTCCCGCGTTGCCGCTGGCATTGGTGGCGTCGGCGACGATCCTGTTCGTGGTCATCTACCTGGCCCATGGCGTGAGCATGCGCACCAGCGCAGCCCTGCTGGGCACGCTCACGGCGATGTTGTTCGCGGCCGGACTGTCCTGGGCCGTCATCGAATTGACGCACCTGACCGGCCTGTCCGACGAGCAGAACAACGAAGTCGCCGCCTACATGGGGGGAGTGTCGATATCGGGGCTGTTGCTTGCCGGCTTCATCATCGGCTCGCTCGGTGTTCTCAACGACGTCACCGTCACCCAGGCATCGACGGTCTTCGAGCTGGCGGAGCTGGGCGACGGTTCCACGCGCAGGGAGGTATTCCTGGGCGCCATGAGGGTCGGGCGCGATCACATCGCCAGCACCGTCTACACACTCGTGCTGGCCTACGCCGGGAACTCGTTGCCGCTCATGTTGCTGTTCAGCGTTGCCAACCGATCTCTGGGTGACGTGCTGACCAGTGAGGGCGTCGCGATCGAGATCGCCCGATCCGCGGTCGGTGGCATCGCGCTGGTGCTGTCCGTTCCGCTGACAACCGCGATCGCCGCAGCCTTGGCGACCCCCGGCAAGCGGGGCGTAACCGCGGGCGGCCGAGCGGCCTAA
- a CDS encoding VOC family protein, with translation MSPNGPKPNASLKDFCIDATLPVPVAKFWAAAIGGEVDIDEAGEALIRRGEDVDIWINRVPEAKTVKNRVHFDVYARTVDDLVALGATALATEPEWVVMADVEGNEFCAFLDPELESDTPAKLFAVCTDSDKPVEIAQWWQDRVGGTLTPGSDGTLRWLRGGAGWGDLIWKFVRVPDERVVKNRWHWDVRADAAELVHDGARALRGPDTDIRWTVLTDPDGNEFCAFG, from the coding sequence GTGTCTCCCAACGGACCCAAGCCCAATGCCAGTCTCAAGGATTTCTGCATCGACGCCACGCTGCCTGTCCCGGTCGCCAAGTTCTGGGCCGCGGCCATTGGCGGGGAGGTCGACATCGACGAGGCTGGCGAAGCGCTGATCCGGCGCGGCGAGGATGTCGACATCTGGATCAACCGGGTGCCCGAGGCCAAGACCGTCAAGAACCGTGTGCATTTCGACGTCTACGCGCGCACGGTGGACGACCTCGTCGCACTGGGCGCGACGGCACTGGCAACCGAACCGGAATGGGTCGTGATGGCCGATGTCGAAGGCAACGAGTTCTGCGCGTTTCTCGATCCAGAGCTCGAAAGCGATACACCCGCAAAACTCTTCGCGGTATGCACCGACAGCGACAAACCGGTCGAGATCGCGCAGTGGTGGCAAGACCGTGTCGGCGGCACGCTCACGCCCGGCTCCGACGGCACACTGCGGTGGTTGCGCGGCGGCGCCGGATGGGGCGACCTGATCTGGAAGTTCGTCCGGGTTCCCGACGAACGCGTGGTGAAGAACCGCTGGCACTGGGATGTGCGCGCGGACGCCGCCGAACTGGTGCACGACGGCGCCCGTGCGCTTCGCGGCCCCGACACCGACATCCGCTGGACCGTGCTCACCGACCCGGACGGAAACGAGTTCTGCGCCTTCGGTTAG
- a CDS encoding FAD-dependent oxidoreductase: MSDHIVVVGAGIAGLATAVALQRSGRDVVVLDDRDGTSTGYAITLWPNALAACDALGVGDEVRAASARVETGMMRWHNGRVLREPPSGQLTKAVGEPVAVTERNQLLAILADRLAPGTVRYGARVSNVRDGLHGTFVELADGTSLTAAAVVGADGIGSLAAQYLNGPLAFRYSGYTAWRGIAAVAIPDELAGITVGPGIEFGHLPLSGNRTYWFAGERSHEAQRAHGREIDYLTGKFGDWADPIPDLLRSSDETSVLRGDIYDRGRLRRITGGRVVLVGDAAHPMRPHLGQGGCLSLEDAAVLGAAASERSSLPSAFREYARRRRSRTRAVVNRSRQIGHVTFARPAALGGLLVRASGRIPASVFWRQLQRIAGYDAGGVVVGP, translated from the coding sequence ATGAGCGACCACATTGTCGTGGTTGGCGCCGGGATTGCCGGTCTTGCCACCGCAGTCGCGTTACAACGATCCGGGCGCGACGTCGTGGTTCTCGATGACCGGGACGGCACCTCCACCGGATATGCAATTACCTTATGGCCCAATGCATTAGCGGCATGCGATGCCTTAGGCGTGGGCGACGAGGTGCGCGCCGCAAGCGCCCGTGTGGAGACCGGGATGATGCGCTGGCACAACGGGCGGGTGCTGCGAGAACCACCGAGCGGACAGCTCACCAAGGCCGTGGGAGAGCCTGTCGCCGTCACCGAACGCAATCAACTCCTGGCGATTCTGGCCGACCGCCTCGCGCCGGGGACCGTGCGTTACGGCGCCCGGGTGAGCAACGTTCGAGACGGACTACACGGGACCTTTGTCGAGCTCGCCGACGGCACGTCGCTCACCGCCGCCGCGGTCGTGGGAGCCGACGGAATCGGATCACTGGCCGCGCAGTATCTCAACGGCCCGCTCGCATTCCGGTACTCCGGATACACCGCGTGGCGCGGCATTGCCGCAGTGGCCATCCCCGATGAACTGGCCGGGATTACCGTGGGACCGGGGATAGAGTTCGGCCACCTGCCTTTGTCCGGCAACCGCACCTACTGGTTCGCCGGCGAGCGATCCCACGAGGCGCAGCGCGCACACGGCCGCGAAATCGACTACCTGACGGGCAAGTTCGGCGACTGGGCAGATCCCATTCCGGACCTTCTACGCAGCAGCGATGAGACTTCGGTCTTGCGCGGCGATATCTACGATCGCGGACGCCTGCGCCGGATCACCGGCGGTCGGGTGGTCCTGGTGGGCGACGCCGCGCATCCGATGCGCCCGCACCTGGGCCAGGGCGGGTGCCTGTCACTCGAGGATGCCGCCGTGCTCGGCGCGGCAGCGTCCGAACGATCCTCTCTGCCAAGCGCTTTCCGTGAATATGCACGGCGGCGAAGGTCACGCACGCGTGCGGTGGTCAACCGAAGCCGCCAGATCGGGCACGTGACCTTTGCCCGGCCGGCGGCGCTGGGCGGCCTGCTGGTGCGGGCGTCGGGTCGCATCCCCGCCTCGGTGTTCTGGAGACAGTTGCAGCGCATCGCCGGATATGACGCCGGCGGTGTCGTGGTTGGCCCATAG
- a CDS encoding DUF937 domain-containing protein translates to MATLDELLNEIPTDQIAAKLGVDNETADKAIKSVVPLLVGGLQANADDPEKAADLQANVNSAPSTLLDGGVNVDDVDQNAGSAVVASLFGDNNADDVAAKLSGAGAGNSDLIKQLLPILAPIVLAFVAKKLTGGGAQAAPAEAPAASGGGIGDILGNILGSAVGGGAAQGGNNPLGSILGSVLGSKGGSDALGSILGGLLGGKK, encoded by the coding sequence ATGGCCACACTCGACGAGCTACTGAATGAGATCCCGACCGATCAGATCGCCGCAAAGCTCGGGGTCGACAACGAGACGGCCGACAAGGCGATCAAGTCCGTGGTCCCGCTGCTGGTGGGTGGCCTGCAGGCCAACGCCGACGACCCGGAGAAGGCCGCCGATCTGCAGGCCAACGTCAACAGCGCACCGAGCACCCTTCTCGACGGCGGCGTGAACGTCGATGACGTCGACCAGAATGCGGGTAGCGCCGTCGTCGCCTCGCTGTTCGGTGACAACAACGCGGACGACGTCGCCGCGAAGCTCTCCGGTGCGGGTGCAGGCAACAGCGACCTGATCAAGCAGCTGCTGCCCATCCTGGCTCCGATCGTGCTGGCCTTCGTGGCCAAGAAGCTCACCGGCGGCGGTGCGCAGGCGGCGCCCGCGGAGGCACCCGCCGCCAGCGGCGGCGGAATCGGCGACATCCTGGGCAACATCCTCGGCAGCGCCGTCGGCGGCGGGGCGGCTCAGGGTGGAAACAACCCGCTCGGCAGCATCCTGGGCAGCGTGCTCGGCAGCAAGGGCGGAAGCGACGCGCTCGGCAGCATCCTGGGCGGGCTTCTGGGCGGCAAGAAGTAA
- a CDS encoding valine--tRNA ligase, which translates to MTQIPDTNAADSLPTSWDPGAVEADLYQGWVDAGYFTADPSSDKPGYSIVLPPPNVTGSLHMGHALDHTLMDALTRRKRMQGYEVLWLPGMDHAGIATQSVVEKQLAADGKTKEDFGRELFVEKVWDWKRESGGTIGGQMRRLGDGVDWSRDRFTMDEGLSRAVRTIFKKLFDAGLIYRAERLVNWSPELKTAISDLEVKYEEVEGELVSFRYGSLDDSEPHLVVATTRLETMLGDTAIAVHPDDERYRHLIGTELAHPFQDRSIPIVADNHVDPEFGTGAVKVTPAHDPNDFEIGLRHSLPMPTIMDVHGRICDSGTQFDGMDRFEARVKVREALAEQGRIVAEKRPYLHSVGHSERSGEPIEPRLSMQWWVKVESLAKAAGDAVRGGDTVIHPASLEPRWFAWVDDMHDWCISRQLWWGHRIPIWHGPGGEIVCLGPDETAPEGYEQDPDVLDTWFSSALWPFSTMGWPEATPELEKFYPTSVLVTGYDILFFWVARMMMFGTFVAGDPVLHGGKVPFDNVFLHGLIRDQFGQKMSKSKGNGIDPLDWVEMFGADALRFTLARGASPGGDLSIGEDAARASRNFTTKLFNATRFALMNGAALGELPAADALTDADRWILGRLEQVRAEVDAALDRYEFSVACEALYHFAWDEFCDWYLELAKVQMNDRADGTRVVLATVLDTLLRLLHPVIPFVTEVLWKTVTGQESVVIADWPTGSGIELDSVAAQRIADMQKLVTEVRRFRSDQGLGDRQKVAARLAGVLDAGLDGQLAAVTSLAWLTPAEDGFTPTASVEVRLSAGTVTVEVDTSGTVDIEAERRRLEKDLAAARKELDGTTGKLGNDAFLAKAPEAVVEKIRARQQVATEEVERITARLAGLA; encoded by the coding sequence GTGACCCAAATCCCTGATACCAATGCCGCCGACTCCCTGCCCACGTCATGGGATCCGGGAGCGGTAGAGGCGGATCTCTATCAGGGCTGGGTGGACGCCGGATACTTCACCGCGGACCCGTCCAGTGACAAGCCCGGCTACTCGATCGTGTTGCCGCCCCCGAACGTGACCGGCAGCCTGCATATGGGGCACGCGCTCGACCACACCCTCATGGACGCCCTCACGCGCCGCAAACGCATGCAGGGCTACGAGGTGCTGTGGCTGCCGGGCATGGACCACGCGGGCATCGCGACGCAGAGCGTCGTGGAAAAGCAGCTGGCCGCCGACGGCAAGACCAAAGAGGACTTCGGCCGCGAGCTGTTCGTCGAGAAGGTGTGGGACTGGAAGCGCGAGTCCGGCGGCACCATCGGCGGGCAGATGCGCCGCCTCGGCGACGGTGTCGACTGGAGCCGCGACCGCTTCACCATGGACGAGGGCCTGTCCCGTGCGGTGCGCACCATCTTCAAGAAGCTGTTCGACGCCGGGCTGATCTATCGGGCCGAGCGGCTGGTCAACTGGTCGCCCGAGCTCAAGACCGCCATCTCCGACTTGGAGGTCAAGTACGAGGAGGTCGAGGGCGAGCTCGTCTCGTTCCGCTACGGCTCTCTCGACGACAGTGAGCCGCATCTGGTGGTGGCGACCACCCGACTGGAGACGATGCTCGGTGATACCGCGATCGCGGTGCACCCCGACGACGAGCGTTACCGGCACCTGATCGGCACCGAGCTGGCGCACCCGTTCCAGGACCGCAGCATTCCGATCGTCGCCGACAACCATGTCGACCCCGAGTTCGGCACCGGTGCGGTCAAGGTGACTCCGGCGCATGACCCCAACGACTTCGAGATCGGGCTGCGGCACAGCCTGCCGATGCCGACGATCATGGACGTTCACGGCCGGATCTGCGACAGCGGAACGCAATTCGACGGCATGGACCGATTCGAGGCGCGGGTCAAGGTGCGTGAGGCGCTGGCCGAGCAGGGCCGCATCGTGGCGGAGAAACGCCCATACCTGCACAGCGTCGGGCATTCCGAGCGCTCCGGTGAGCCCATTGAGCCTCGCCTGTCGATGCAGTGGTGGGTCAAGGTCGAGTCGCTGGCCAAGGCCGCCGGTGACGCGGTTCGGGGCGGTGACACCGTGATTCACCCGGCCAGCCTGGAGCCGCGCTGGTTCGCCTGGGTGGACGACATGCATGACTGGTGTATCTCCCGCCAGCTGTGGTGGGGTCACCGCATCCCCATCTGGCACGGCCCCGGCGGCGAGATCGTGTGCCTGGGCCCCGACGAGACAGCCCCCGAGGGCTACGAGCAGGACCCGGATGTGCTCGACACCTGGTTCTCCTCGGCGCTGTGGCCGTTCTCCACGATGGGTTGGCCCGAGGCCACCCCGGAGCTGGAGAAGTTTTATCCCACAAGCGTTCTCGTCACCGGGTACGACATCCTGTTCTTCTGGGTGGCGCGGATGATGATGTTCGGCACCTTCGTGGCCGGCGACCCCGTGCTGCATGGCGGCAAGGTGCCGTTCGACAACGTCTTCCTGCACGGCCTGATCCGCGATCAGTTCGGTCAGAAGATGAGCAAGTCCAAGGGCAACGGCATCGATCCGCTGGACTGGGTGGAGATGTTCGGCGCCGACGCGCTGCGCTTCACCCTGGCCCGCGGCGCCAGCCCCGGTGGCGACCTGTCCATTGGCGAGGACGCCGCCCGCGCCTCGCGCAACTTCACCACGAAGCTGTTCAACGCCACCCGTTTCGCGTTGATGAATGGTGCCGCGCTGGGCGAGCTTCCCGCCGCCGATGCCCTCACCGATGCGGACCGATGGATTCTGGGGCGCCTCGAGCAGGTGCGCGCGGAGGTGGACGCCGCACTGGATCGCTACGAGTTCAGCGTGGCCTGCGAGGCGCTGTATCACTTCGCCTGGGACGAGTTCTGTGACTGGTACCTGGAATTGGCAAAGGTCCAGATGAACGACAGGGCCGACGGCACCCGCGTCGTGCTGGCCACGGTGCTGGACACCCTGCTGCGGCTGCTGCATCCGGTCATCCCGTTTGTCACCGAGGTGCTGTGGAAGACGGTCACCGGCCAGGAGTCCGTGGTGATCGCCGACTGGCCCACCGGCTCGGGTATCGAGCTGGACAGCGTTGCCGCGCAGCGCATTGCCGACATGCAGAAGCTGGTGACCGAGGTTCGGCGGTTCCGGAGCGACCAGGGGCTGGGTGACCGGCAGAAGGTGGCGGCCCGGTTGGCCGGTGTTCTGGATGCCGGATTGGACGGACAACTTGCCGCAGTGACCTCGCTGGCCTGGCTCACTCCCGCGGAAGACGGTTTCACCCCGACGGCGTCGGTGGAGGTGCGGCTGTCCGCAGGCACCGTCACCGTCGAGGTCGACACCTCCGGCACCGTCGACATCGAAGCCGAACGTCGACGGTTGGAGAAGGATCTTGCCGCCGCGCGCAAGGAACTCGACGGCACCACAGGCAAACTGGGCAACGACGCC